The following are encoded in a window of Deinococcus humi genomic DNA:
- a CDS encoding metal-dependent hydrolase: MHIRFLGHSTFLLHSGEHRLLIDPYITGNPKSPVTLEEALTWQLSAVLISHAHGDHWGDALAFGKAGTPIIATAEIGGYAQKHGAANAVGLNIGGSYAADWGKVSLTPAWHSSSFPDGTYGGMPTGLVIELGGKRVYFAGDTCLFSDMRLIGDRGLDAAILPVGDHYTMGPEEAARTLALLRPKVAIPMHFATFPPLTGDPQIFKRDGEAQGVEVRIMEPGETTEL, encoded by the coding sequence ATGCACATCCGTTTTCTCGGCCACAGCACCTTTTTGCTCCACAGCGGTGAGCACCGCCTGCTGATCGACCCGTACATCACCGGCAACCCAAAGTCTCCGGTCACGTTGGAAGAGGCCCTGACCTGGCAGCTGAGCGCCGTGCTGATCAGCCACGCGCACGGCGACCACTGGGGCGATGCGCTGGCCTTCGGCAAGGCGGGCACGCCCATCATCGCCACCGCCGAGATCGGGGGCTATGCCCAGAAGCACGGCGCGGCCAATGCCGTGGGCCTGAACATCGGCGGCAGTTACGCCGCCGACTGGGGCAAGGTCAGCCTGACCCCCGCGTGGCACAGCAGTTCTTTCCCGGACGGCACCTACGGCGGCATGCCCACCGGACTGGTGATCGAACTGGGCGGCAAGCGGGTCTACTTCGCCGGGGACACCTGCCTGTTTTCCGACATGCGCCTCATTGGGGACCGGGGTCTGGACGCCGCGATCCTGCCAGTGGGCGATCACTACACCATGGGACCGGAGGAGGCCGCCCGCACGCTGGCATTGCTGCGCCCGAAAGTCGCGATCCCCATGCACTTCGCCACCTTCCCGCCGCTGACTGGCGATCCCCAGATTTTCAAGCGGGACGGCGAGGCGCAGGGTGTGGAGGTTCGGATCATGGAGCCGGGGGAAACGACCGAACTCTGA
- a CDS encoding ABC transporter substrate-binding protein, with protein sequence MKTRLLFPALVLALAGSAYADKVVNIGYSGPLSGGAAFYGKDVQSGIEMGINDINKAGGVTVNGEKVTFKLVSLDDRYLPNETATNVKRLTSQGIDIVFVPHAGGILTVQPMTTRDPEFLLVAYSSEPKILEAKNPLTFMLPPRYDNYLQPFVSTQMKAFGKKLGMVGTTSAYGKQWAEAVTGEWKKQGGTVGADNGVDYGTTVDYSAAVTKALSEKPDVLFIGGPSQPTALVVKAAREQGFKGGFIVMDQAKFEQMDQVVPVSYLNGSVGVLPTKEFAGTQLFVNQYQRAYKKIPTSEAALNYMGINVIAKAMELAGTTDDPTKIKAKLDAAAKALPQNRTVFKMLGVTPDGHADAEFLIASVKDGKYTKLRVGKVFK encoded by the coding sequence ATGAAGACCAGACTTCTGTTCCCTGCCCTCGTTCTGGCCCTCGCCGGGTCCGCCTACGCCGATAAGGTGGTCAATATCGGCTACTCCGGCCCCCTCTCGGGAGGCGCGGCCTTCTACGGCAAGGATGTCCAGAGTGGCATCGAGATGGGCATCAACGACATCAATAAGGCGGGCGGCGTGACCGTGAACGGCGAGAAGGTCACCTTCAAGCTCGTCAGCCTGGATGACCGGTACCTGCCCAACGAGACGGCCACCAACGTCAAGCGCCTGACCTCGCAGGGCATCGACATCGTCTTCGTGCCGCATGCCGGGGGCATCCTGACCGTGCAGCCGATGACCACCCGCGATCCCGAGTTCCTGCTGGTGGCCTACTCCAGCGAGCCCAAGATTCTGGAGGCCAAGAACCCGCTGACCTTCATGCTGCCGCCGCGCTACGACAACTACCTGCAGCCCTTCGTGAGCACACAGATGAAGGCCTTCGGCAAGAAGCTGGGCATGGTCGGCACCACCAGCGCCTACGGCAAGCAGTGGGCCGAGGCCGTGACCGGCGAATGGAAGAAGCAGGGGGGCACCGTGGGCGCGGACAACGGCGTGGACTACGGCACCACCGTGGACTACAGCGCCGCCGTGACCAAGGCGCTGTCGGAGAAGCCCGACGTGCTGTTCATCGGCGGCCCCAGCCAGCCCACCGCGCTGGTGGTCAAGGCGGCCCGCGAACAGGGTTTTAAGGGCGGCTTTATCGTGATGGATCAGGCGAAGTTCGAGCAGATGGATCAGGTGGTGCCGGTGTCGTACCTGAACGGCTCGGTGGGGGTGCTGCCCACCAAGGAGTTCGCCGGGACCCAGCTCTTCGTGAACCAGTATCAGCGGGCCTACAAAAAGATCCCCACCAGCGAAGCGGCCCTGAACTACATGGGCATCAACGTGATCGCCAAGGCGATGGAATTGGCCGGGACCACCGATGATCCGACCAAGATCAAGGCCAAGCTGGACGCCGCCGCCAAAGCGCTGCCCCAGAACAGGACCGTCTTCAAGATGCTGGGCGTGACCCCGGACGGACACGCCGATGCCGAATTCCTCATCGCCAGCGTCAAGGACGGTAAATACACCAAGCTGCGCGTCGGCAAGGTCTTCAAGTAA
- a CDS encoding GNAT family N-acetyltransferase has translation MTLPLGLTLRPAGPADAEAIQAQRDAMFTDMGSDVARVQASSVPGLVWLRSALADGSYSGVLIQEGENVVAGAGVLWQTLPPSPRTVTPLRAYILNVYVAPSQRGQGLARQLMRVLLAECRARGVEQVSLHASDAGRPTYERLGFMPTNEMRLTLEAP, from the coding sequence GTGACCCTTCCCCTTGGCCTGACCCTGCGCCCCGCTGGCCCCGCCGACGCCGAAGCCATCCAGGCCCAGCGTGACGCCATGTTCACCGATATGGGCAGCGACGTGGCGCGGGTCCAGGCGAGTTCGGTTCCCGGCCTGGTATGGCTTCGCAGCGCTCTGGCCGACGGCTCGTATTCCGGAGTCCTGATTCAGGAAGGGGAGAACGTCGTGGCCGGGGCGGGCGTGCTCTGGCAGACGCTGCCGCCCAGCCCACGCACCGTGACCCCTCTGCGGGCCTACATCCTGAACGTCTACGTGGCCCCATCTCAGCGGGGGCAGGGCCTGGCACGGCAGTTGATGCGGGTTCTGCTGGCCGAATGCCGGGCACGCGGGGTAGAGCAGGTCAGCCTGCACGCCTCCGATGCCGGGCGGCCCACCTACGAAAGGTTGGGTTTCATGCCCACCAACGAGATGCGCCTGACGCTGGAAGCTCCGTGA
- a CDS encoding argininosuccinate synthase yields the protein MTDPHTTDTSSRDKIVLAYSGGLDTSIILKWLQTERNYDVVCFTADLGQGDEVEEARVKALNTGAVAAYALDLREEFVRDYVFPMFRSSALYEGYYLLGTSIARPLIAKKMVEIAASEGAVAVSHGATGKGNDQVRFEMTAYALNPDIVTVAPWRDWDFQGRADLEAFAHEHGIPVPTTKKDPWSTDANMLHISYEGGILEDPWAEPPAHMFKLTVSPEDAPNEAQYVEVEFVNGDPVSIDGQSFSPAELLQKANEIGGQHGIGRIDLVENRFVGMKSRGVYETPGGTLLYHARRAVESLTLDREVLHQRDALGVKYAELVYNGFWFAPEREALQVYIDHVAQSVTGTARLKLYKGNCDVVGRKAPQSLYDKDLVSFEAGGDYNQHDAGAFIKLNALRMRVQARVKDRAEQNAEPREAAKV from the coding sequence ATGACAGACCCCCACACAACCGACACCAGCAGCCGCGACAAGATCGTCCTTGCCTACAGCGGCGGCCTGGACACCAGCATCATCCTCAAGTGGTTGCAGACCGAGCGCAATTACGACGTGGTGTGTTTCACGGCGGATCTGGGTCAAGGCGACGAGGTGGAAGAGGCCCGTGTCAAGGCGCTGAATACCGGCGCGGTGGCCGCCTACGCCCTCGATCTGCGCGAGGAGTTCGTGCGCGACTACGTGTTCCCGATGTTCCGCTCCTCCGCGCTGTACGAGGGTTACTACCTGCTGGGCACCTCCATCGCGCGTCCGCTGATTGCTAAGAAGATGGTGGAGATTGCCGCGAGCGAGGGCGCGGTGGCCGTGTCGCACGGCGCGACCGGGAAGGGCAACGATCAGGTGCGCTTCGAGATGACCGCCTACGCCCTCAATCCCGACATCGTGACGGTGGCCCCCTGGCGTGACTGGGACTTCCAGGGCCGCGCCGATCTGGAGGCTTTTGCCCACGAGCACGGCATTCCGGTACCCACCACCAAGAAAGACCCCTGGAGCACCGACGCCAACATGCTGCACATCTCCTACGAGGGCGGCATTCTGGAAGACCCCTGGGCCGAGCCGCCCGCACACATGTTCAAGCTGACGGTTTCTCCCGAGGACGCCCCCAACGAGGCGCAGTACGTGGAAGTCGAGTTCGTGAACGGCGATCCGGTCAGTATTGACGGCCAGTCGTTCTCGCCCGCTGAACTGCTGCAGAAGGCCAACGAGATCGGCGGTCAGCACGGTATCGGACGCATTGATCTGGTGGAGAACCGCTTCGTGGGTATGAAATCACGTGGCGTGTACGAGACCCCGGGTGGCACGTTGTTGTACCACGCCCGCCGCGCCGTGGAAAGCCTGACCCTGGACCGCGAGGTCCTGCACCAGCGCGACGCTCTGGGCGTCAAATACGCCGAACTGGTCTACAACGGCTTCTGGTTTGCTCCCGAGCGTGAGGCGTTGCAGGTCTACATCGACCACGTCGCGCAGTCCGTCACAGGCACGGCCCGGTTGAAGCTGTACAAGGGCAACTGCGACGTGGTGGGCCGCAAAGCGCCGCAGAGCCTGTACGACAAGGATCTGGTGTCCTTCGAGGCGGGCGGCGATTACAACCAGCACGACGCTGGGGCGTTCATCAAGCTCAATGCCCTGCGGATGCGTGTCCAGGCACGGGTCAAGGACAGGGCTGAGCAGAACGCTGAGCCCAGGGAAGCGGCGAAGGTCTGA
- a CDS encoding ABC transporter ATP-binding protein: MLEVRDLSVNYGHFTALHSVSLNVNPGEIVVMLGANGAGKSTLFRTLSGLQRASGGTAKWNGTPLTGGKPEYNVAHGVAQCPEGRLLFPELSVEKNLRLGAFVHRKDTAGTNRELERVYTLFPDLVQKRHAPAGSLSGGQQQMVAIARSLMARPSLLLLDEPSLGLAPLVVEQVFAAVQRVNEAGVSVLLAEQNAFAALGIAHRGYVMESGVLTLQGTQQELMTDDRVRSAYLGV, from the coding sequence ATGCTTGAGGTCCGGGATCTGAGCGTCAATTACGGCCATTTCACTGCGCTGCACAGCGTCTCCCTGAACGTCAATCCCGGCGAGATCGTGGTGATGCTGGGGGCCAACGGGGCGGGCAAGAGCACGCTGTTCCGCACGCTGTCGGGCCTGCAACGGGCCAGCGGCGGCACGGCCAAGTGGAACGGCACGCCACTGACCGGGGGCAAACCCGAATACAACGTGGCGCACGGCGTCGCGCAGTGCCCCGAAGGCCGTCTGCTGTTCCCCGAACTGAGTGTGGAGAAGAATCTGCGGCTGGGCGCGTTCGTCCACCGCAAGGACACGGCGGGCACGAACCGCGAGTTGGAGCGCGTCTATACCCTGTTTCCTGATCTGGTACAGAAACGCCATGCCCCCGCCGGAAGCCTGTCGGGCGGGCAGCAGCAGATGGTGGCGATTGCCCGTTCGCTGATGGCCCGTCCCTCCCTGCTGCTGCTGGACGAACCCAGCCTCGGCCTGGCGCCACTGGTGGTGGAACAGGTGTTCGCCGCCGTGCAGCGCGTCAACGAGGCCGGGGTCAGCGTACTGCTGGCCGAGCAGAACGCCTTTGCCGCCTTAGGCATCGCGCACCGGGGCTACGTGATGGAAAGCGGCGTGCTGACCCTGCAGGGCACCCAGCAGGAACTGATGACCGATGACCGGGTCAGGAGCGCTTACCTGGGGGTCTAA
- a CDS encoding branched-chain amino acid ABC transporter permease translates to MTGRLPGGVWGWVAVFVLAALVPLFRPSGYVLDIGVNIMIYAILAYGLNVLLGYTGQLPLAHAGFFGIGAYATGILTLKAGWSFWLAWPAAVVITALAGLLLGLVAFRTKGDTFAIFTLGVGVIIMLVINKWDSLTGGNDGLNGILPPAGLEALSRSVGLKLSGGFYYLALISLALTVLAVARARGSVFGRSLIAIRGGDDLARSAGIDVYSHKLRAMMLSTAIAGFAGGLYATYVGFLGSAATGPVQTFTILLYLLVGGLGTLAGPLLGPALLYTLAQNLKGLQDYQYIVFGPLLVLLIMFAPQGLVGLWSRLTARRTPPPAAPPTQKEASRAGS, encoded by the coding sequence ATGACAGGGCGACTGCCAGGTGGAGTGTGGGGGTGGGTAGCCGTGTTCGTCCTGGCCGCACTGGTTCCCCTGTTCAGGCCGTCAGGCTACGTGCTGGATATCGGCGTGAACATCATGATCTACGCGATTCTGGCCTATGGCCTGAACGTGCTGCTGGGCTACACCGGGCAGTTGCCGCTGGCGCACGCCGGATTCTTCGGGATCGGCGCGTACGCCACCGGCATTCTGACCCTCAAGGCCGGCTGGAGCTTCTGGCTGGCGTGGCCGGCGGCGGTCGTGATCACCGCGCTGGCCGGACTGCTGCTGGGACTGGTGGCCTTCCGCACCAAGGGGGACACTTTCGCCATCTTTACCCTGGGCGTGGGCGTGATCATCATGCTGGTCATCAACAAATGGGACTCGCTGACCGGCGGCAACGACGGCCTGAACGGCATTCTTCCTCCCGCCGGCCTGGAAGCCCTGTCCAGAAGCGTGGGCCTGAAACTCTCGGGGGGTTTCTACTATCTGGCGCTGATCAGTCTGGCACTGACGGTGCTCGCGGTGGCCCGTGCCCGGGGCAGCGTCTTCGGGCGCTCCCTGATCGCCATTCGCGGCGGCGACGATCTGGCGCGCAGCGCGGGCATCGACGTCTACTCGCACAAGTTGAGGGCCATGATGCTGTCCACTGCCATCGCGGGCTTCGCGGGCGGTCTGTACGCCACCTACGTGGGCTTCCTGGGCTCAGCGGCCACTGGCCCGGTCCAGACCTTCACCATCCTGCTGTACCTGCTGGTGGGCGGGCTGGGCACCCTGGCAGGGCCGCTGCTGGGGCCAGCGCTGCTATACACGCTGGCGCAGAACCTGAAAGGGTTGCAGGACTACCAGTACATCGTCTTCGGGCCGCTGCTGGTGCTGCTGATCATGTTCGCGCCGCAGGGTCTGGTGGGGCTGTGGAGTCGCCTGACGGCCCGGCGCACGCCGCCACCCGCCGCACCACCCACCCAGAAGGAGGCCAGCCGTGCTGGAAGTTAA
- a CDS encoding response regulator, producing the protein MTASSPHPSVLIVDDSPGVLLSMHRLLSPHVSVQMASSARAALEVLTPDTALVLSDVQMPGMNGLELARQLREGHPQLAVVLMSGVVEENLRLQARELGVLDVMRKPLRSEELLASLRGWLSGGLEDAHNDVPETGPNDLMPSTPVLQPPELTFQEAQAYVSGINLLPGVLSSCVFGEQGELIAGSAQLPAQLGAYLGFLSSTSASLSTHLGGTLPMQAVQIEFGDRVLVVCPFGTGILTAVVHDTPAASGVKSWMRTRAIGPGQRSLH; encoded by the coding sequence ATGACGGCCTCTTCGCCCCACCCTTCGGTGCTGATCGTGGACGACAGTCCTGGTGTTCTGCTGTCCATGCACCGTCTGCTCTCCCCACATGTCAGCGTGCAGATGGCGAGCAGCGCCCGCGCCGCGCTAGAAGTGCTGACGCCCGACACCGCGCTGGTGCTCAGCGACGTGCAGATGCCGGGGATGAACGGGCTGGAACTGGCGCGCCAGTTGCGCGAGGGCCATCCGCAACTGGCCGTGGTCCTGATGAGCGGCGTTGTGGAGGAGAATCTGCGGCTTCAGGCGCGCGAACTGGGCGTGCTGGACGTCATGCGTAAGCCGCTGCGCTCCGAGGAACTGCTGGCGTCTCTGCGGGGCTGGCTCAGCGGCGGGCTGGAAGACGCCCACAATGACGTGCCTGAGACTGGCCCGAACGATCTGATGCCCAGTACCCCGGTCCTGCAGCCCCCGGAACTGACCTTCCAGGAGGCGCAGGCATACGTGAGCGGGATCAATCTGCTGCCCGGCGTGCTGTCGTCGTGCGTGTTCGGTGAGCAGGGCGAGCTGATCGCGGGTTCGGCGCAGCTGCCCGCCCAGCTCGGCGCCTATCTGGGCTTTCTGTCCAGCACCTCGGCCTCACTCAGCACCCATCTGGGCGGCACCCTACCCATGCAGGCTGTGCAGATTGAGTTCGGGGACCGGGTGCTGGTGGTTTGCCCTTTCGGCACAGGCATTCTGACAGCTGTAGTTCACGACACCCCCGCTGCCAGCGGCGTCAAATCCTGGATGCGGACGCGAGCGATCGGCCCAGGGCAGCGTTCACTGCATTAA
- a CDS encoding segregation and condensation protein A, translated as MTVAVSAPSSGFLVELPTFSGTLAELASALRSGRVLPQEVALLTLTRSVLAWVQQLTGGSFAEAHPDLLPTLATVIALKARLLLPQPEPEAWHEDAPDELLEELLEGVEALAELDTLVGFLMARRREREGLIPARPVTLDLPRRERPRNPAGSLAKLVRAAQNAVRQVDTPLLSRDRLTLADALHALRAFGTRLRHFTFRGLPAQDWPEQTTYFAALLEGVKEGEFSVQQAETYGDIAVQSHLAES; from the coding sequence TTGACCGTCGCCGTATCTGCGCCCTCCAGCGGCTTTCTGGTGGAGCTGCCCACCTTCAGCGGCACGCTGGCCGAACTCGCCTCCGCCCTACGGAGCGGGCGCGTCCTGCCCCAGGAGGTGGCCCTGCTGACGCTGACGCGCAGCGTGCTGGCCTGGGTCCAGCAGCTGACCGGGGGCAGTTTTGCCGAGGCGCACCCGGACCTGCTGCCCACCCTGGCCACCGTCATTGCCCTGAAGGCCCGGTTGTTGCTGCCTCAGCCAGAGCCGGAAGCGTGGCACGAGGACGCCCCCGACGAGTTGCTGGAGGAGCTGCTGGAAGGCGTGGAGGCACTGGCCGAATTGGACACGCTGGTGGGTTTTCTGATGGCCCGCCGCCGCGAACGCGAGGGCCTGATCCCGGCGCGGCCCGTGACGCTGGACCTGCCACGCCGCGAACGCCCGCGCAACCCGGCGGGCAGTCTGGCCAAACTGGTCCGCGCCGCGCAGAACGCTGTACGGCAGGTGGACACGCCGCTGCTGTCGCGCGACCGCCTGACCCTGGCCGACGCCCTGCACGCCCTGCGCGCTTTCGGAACCCGGCTGCGCCACTTTACTTTCCGAGGCCTGCCCGCGCAGGACTGGCCGGAGCAAACCACCTACTTCGCCGCCCTCCTCGAAGGCGTCAAGGAGGGCGAATTCAGCGTTCAGCAGGCCGAAACCTACGGAGACATCGCCGTGCAGTCACATCTGGCCGAAAGCTGA
- the trpS gene encoding tryptophan--tRNA ligase, with protein sequence MSRVFSGIQPTGEPHIGNYFGAMRNYVTLGEQYGKDSIYCVVDLHALTNPAAFDPRLLAKRTYEMALANFAVGLDPSKVVFFAQSHVPEHQELSWIFTNLTPVGELERMTQYKDKAGQLESIPAGLLMYPVLMAADILLYKADTVPVGEDQTQHIELTREIARRFNHTFGETFPEPKAVYTKDALRIPGVDGQGKMSKSKGENSTLGLLEDLGSIWQKLRAAPTDPARVRRTDPGNPDVCLIFDYHKLFSDLPTIEMVDVECRRAGIGCVDCKKALMEGVTAGLSPIQERASELARNPDDIRDALAQGATEARAIAAPIMEEVREKVGFLKL encoded by the coding sequence ATGTCCCGCGTCTTTTCAGGAATTCAGCCCACCGGTGAACCCCATATCGGCAACTACTTCGGGGCCATGCGCAATTACGTCACGCTGGGCGAGCAGTACGGCAAGGACAGCATCTACTGCGTGGTGGACCTGCACGCACTGACCAATCCGGCGGCCTTTGACCCCAGGCTGCTGGCCAAGCGCACCTATGAAATGGCGCTGGCGAATTTCGCGGTGGGCCTGGACCCCAGCAAGGTGGTGTTCTTCGCCCAGTCGCACGTTCCTGAACACCAGGAACTGAGCTGGATCTTCACCAACCTGACCCCGGTGGGCGAACTGGAGCGCATGACCCAGTACAAGGACAAGGCGGGCCAGCTGGAAAGTATTCCCGCAGGGCTCCTGATGTACCCGGTGCTGATGGCCGCCGACATCCTGCTGTATAAGGCTGACACCGTGCCGGTGGGCGAGGACCAGACCCAGCACATCGAGCTGACCCGCGAGATTGCCCGGCGCTTCAACCACACCTTCGGCGAGACCTTCCCGGAGCCGAAAGCCGTGTACACCAAGGACGCCCTGCGGATTCCTGGCGTGGACGGCCAAGGCAAGATGAGCAAAAGCAAGGGCGAGAACAGCACCCTGGGCCTGCTGGAGGACTTGGGCAGTATCTGGCAGAAACTTCGGGCCGCACCGACCGATCCGGCACGTGTGCGCCGCACCGATCCGGGCAATCCCGACGTGTGCCTGATCTTCGATTACCACAAGCTGTTTTCCGATCTGCCGACCATTGAGATGGTGGACGTGGAATGCCGCCGGGCCGGAATCGGCTGCGTGGACTGCAAGAAGGCATTGATGGAAGGCGTGACCGCTGGCCTCTCCCCCATTCAGGAGCGTGCGTCGGAACTGGCCCGGAACCCGGACGACATCCGCGACGCGCTGGCACAGGGGGCGACGGAGGCCCGCGCCATCGCCGCGCCCATCATGGAGGAGGTCCGCGAGAAGGTGGGTTTCCTGAAGCTGTGA
- a CDS encoding branched-chain amino acid ABC transporter permease, with product MTTFLQQLFNALALGGVYALVALGLTLVYGVMRVPNFAHGGLYMLGAYLTYASLTALGIGYVPSLIVAAIGVALLAALMERVIFYPLRNAPHVSPMIAAIGVLFFLEAAVQLIWGPDFKQIAEPVSGIVNLGGVIITWQRLIVIIASVIVMVGLNFFLKRTLTGATIEAMSQNREGARLVGINTNRVGAMTFAISGALAAVAAALIAPINAVAPSMGEVMNLKVFAIIILGGMGSVPGAIVGAFLLSFSEVFGGYYINLDFADVIGFAMLVLVLALRPQGLFKRGV from the coding sequence TTGACCACTTTTTTGCAACAACTCTTCAATGCGCTGGCGCTGGGCGGGGTCTACGCCCTGGTGGCGCTGGGCCTGACCCTGGTCTACGGCGTGATGCGCGTGCCGAACTTTGCGCACGGCGGCTTGTATATGCTGGGCGCGTACCTGACCTACGCCTCGCTGACGGCGCTGGGCATCGGCTATGTGCCGTCGCTGATCGTGGCCGCCATCGGGGTGGCGCTGCTGGCCGCCCTGATGGAACGGGTGATCTTCTATCCGCTGAGAAACGCGCCGCATGTGTCGCCCATGATCGCCGCGATTGGCGTGCTGTTCTTCCTGGAGGCCGCCGTGCAACTGATCTGGGGGCCGGACTTCAAGCAGATTGCCGAACCCGTGAGCGGCATCGTGAATCTGGGCGGCGTAATCATTACGTGGCAACGCCTGATCGTGATCATCGCCAGCGTGATCGTCATGGTGGGCCTGAATTTTTTCCTGAAACGCACCCTGACCGGCGCGACCATCGAGGCCATGTCACAGAACCGTGAGGGCGCGCGGCTGGTGGGCATCAACACCAACCGGGTGGGCGCGATGACCTTCGCCATCTCCGGGGCGCTGGCCGCCGTCGCCGCGGCGCTGATCGCCCCCATCAATGCGGTGGCCCCCAGCATGGGCGAGGTCATGAACCTCAAGGTGTTCGCCATCATCATCCTGGGCGGCATGGGCAGTGTGCCGGGGGCCATTGTGGGCGCTTTCCTGCTGTCCTTCTCGGAAGTGTTCGGCGGGTACTACATCAACCTGGACTTTGCCGATGTGATCGGCTTCGCCATGCTGGTGCTGGTGCTGGCGCTCCGGCCCCAGGGGCTGTTCAAGAGGGGCGTATGA
- a CDS encoding ABC transporter ATP-binding protein yields MLEVKGLGIRFGGNHAVQDVTASIEAGKITAIIGPNGAGKSTFFNLISGFYQPTSGSIHFLGQDITRLATHDVVARGIARTFQTTTIYRELSVLDNAMIGHRVRTRAGLWDALLRTGRERRDEQESRAGGMAALERVGLAAQAGLPAGALTQEGQKRVGIAMALSSDPKLLLLDEPAAGMNPEETVNLMGLIRELVGGGLSVALVEHKMSLVMGLADEILVMHHGQKIAEGTPAQVSRNPAVIEAYLGSHAHGGQMGQAGAGEASHA; encoded by the coding sequence GTGCTGGAAGTTAAGGGGCTGGGCATCCGCTTCGGGGGCAACCACGCCGTTCAGGACGTGACCGCCAGCATTGAAGCCGGGAAGATCACCGCCATCATCGGGCCGAACGGAGCGGGCAAGAGCACTTTCTTCAACCTGATTTCAGGCTTCTACCAGCCGACTTCGGGCAGCATTCACTTTCTGGGCCAGGACATCACCCGCCTGGCCACGCACGACGTGGTGGCGCGCGGCATTGCCCGCACGTTCCAGACCACCACCATCTACCGGGAACTCAGCGTGCTGGACAACGCCATGATCGGCCACCGCGTCCGCACCCGCGCCGGGCTGTGGGACGCCCTGCTGCGCACCGGACGCGAGAGGCGCGACGAGCAGGAAAGCCGCGCGGGGGGAATGGCAGCGCTGGAACGCGTGGGGCTGGCCGCGCAGGCGGGGCTCCCCGCCGGAGCGCTGACGCAGGAGGGCCAGAAACGTGTCGGAATTGCGATGGCGCTGTCCAGTGATCCCAAACTGCTGCTGCTGGACGAGCCCGCCGCCGGCATGAACCCCGAGGAGACCGTCAATCTGATGGGCCTGATCCGCGAACTGGTGGGGGGTGGCCTGAGCGTGGCCCTGGTAGAGCACAAGATGAGCCTGGTGATGGGGCTGGCCGACGAGATCCTGGTGATGCATCACGGCCAGAAAATCGCCGAGGGCACGCCCGCGCAGGTCAGCCGTAACCCCGCCGTGATCGAGGCGTACCTGGGCAGCCACGCCCACGGCGGCCAGATGGGTCAAGCCGGGGCCGGGGAGGCGTCCCATGCTTGA
- a CDS encoding acyl-CoA thioesterase: protein MTDPLAAPPAVTPAPRSRARMLELVFPKDTNYLGTAFGGWVLSLMDKAASVAAVRHGGGNVVTARMDGVDFRVPIRVGDAVALDAQVVRVGRSSMTVRVDVYRETMTTGEQELATTGTFVFVSVDEEGRPSPVPPLAEGQDTGSAQPDPDARP, encoded by the coding sequence ATGACTGATCCGCTTGCCGCCCCACCTGCCGTCACCCCAGCCCCCCGCAGCCGCGCCCGCATGCTGGAACTGGTCTTTCCCAAGGACACCAATTACCTGGGCACGGCCTTCGGCGGCTGGGTTCTGTCTCTCATGGACAAGGCCGCCAGCGTCGCGGCGGTCCGTCACGGCGGCGGCAACGTGGTCACGGCCCGCATGGACGGCGTGGACTTCCGCGTGCCGATCCGGGTGGGGGACGCGGTGGCCCTGGACGCGCAGGTGGTGCGGGTAGGGCGCAGCAGCATGACCGTGCGGGTGGATGTGTACCGCGAGACCATGACGACCGGAGAACAGGAACTGGCCACCACTGGGACGTTCGTGTTTGTCTCCGTGGACGAGGAGGGTCGGCCCTCGCCGGTGCCCCCGCTCGCCGAGGGACAGGACACAGGCAGTGCCCAGCCGGATCCAGACGCCCGCCCCTGA